The nucleotide window CTTTTCCAATGCCTTATAGTACTCCTCCCTCGTCAATTCTTTGGTCATACCAAAATTAAAGGTTCTAATTTTAAAAAGTTTTTATGGGCCTCTTGAACTGCCAGGATTTTCCGATAAATGCTAATCAGGATTAGGACTTGTGACGTGAGAGTGTCCGGAATGTAAAAAATTGAATTTTTATTGGCAAGAATAAATTGGTTTTTAGCATTATCTTGGATTAAATTGGAGTAACACTTAAGTTATGGGAGTAGAGGGTAGTACCATGGCAAGAACATTAAGACACATACCAAACCTGATGTACTACCCTCTTCCCCCAATAGAGGATATGCCGTGGAGGGAAAAATGGTTAACGGAGATCAAGCCCGTGCTGGACGCCATGGATTTGGAGAGGGTTCTGGGCGAGGGCGCGCTGGTTTACTTGAAGTTGTTAATCGTCATGGTGCTCTACTCTTGCTCCTATAGGGACGCGGTGAAAATGGTTAACGTGAACGTGGTCGTGGCCTGGTTCGTGGGGAGGAAGGTGGGGAAGAGCACGCTGCACGACTTCGTGGGCAGGTTGTACGGGGTGAGGAAGAAGTTGTTGGAGATTTCCTTCAAGCTTGAGGAGAAGTGCCTACCCAGTTACCTCCCTGCGAGCGCGCATCTCGTGGACTTCATGGCGTGGCTAGTGGACTCCTTCCTACTGGACTTACCTCCTGGGAAGAGGAGTGTGGAGACCTTTCGGGAGAAGGCGGAGCTGGAGAGGAGGGAAGGTAACCTGGAGAGGGCCAGGAAGCTGCTCTCCCTGGGGAGAACCAAGAGGAGGTTCGAGGGAAGGTGGACCAAGAAGAGAGGGGTCTCGCACTACGGGCTCAAGGCCATAGCCGTGATCTCCGTCTCCCTCTTCGTGAGGTCCATCACGGTGAAGCCGGCCAACTTCTCGGACAAGAGGTTCAAGTCACCGCTCAAGGGGATTAAGATCGCGGACAGGGGATTCTCTCCCTCCCCGACACAGCTCATAGCGCGGGAGAAGCCCTTCACTACCCTGAGGGCCCACGTGGAGTTCTTCGGCACCTACCTGAACGCGTTCTGGAGGCCCTACGGGACCACGACCTGGAGGAACGACGTCTTCCTTCACGTCCTGGGAGTGATCTACAACATCAAGATGTTCCTCGCGATCCAACGGAGGACTCCTCCAGGACGTAGAGCCGTTCAGCTCTGAGACGCGCCTCCTCGCGATCAAGCAACGCTATGCGCGATAGGTAAATCCTCTCGTCTTGATATTTTTCCATTATAAAGTTTTTCTCGGTGATCCAGGTCCTACCCTTCTGGCAATATTAATATTTATCATTCTGTTTATCTATTCGTTCAGATAATTACATTCCGGACACTCTCACGTGAGGAAGGAACTGGTCCTCGTCCTGCTCTCCTATCTTCTCTTGAACGTCTGGTTCTTGATCCGTTCTTGGAGGAAGGTCAAGTTGTGGGAGTTCTCGGTCTCCCTCTCGAACCTCCTCGATCGGGAGGTAAGAGTGGAACAGGGACGCGCGTTCCGTGAAGTGAAGACGTCATTCCCTAAACTCCAGCTAACCCTATGCACCTCCTTCCAGCTACGTGAAATTAATTCTTAATATTTAACTTCTATGGTGTAAAACTGATTTATTAACGATTATTTTCACAAAATATATATCATGCTATTTGAATAATACCGATCAAATTCAATTTAAGTAATATCCTCATTTATCTCAGAAGAAGGAGATCTCCATACTGACGTAAAGAACTTGAGGAAAGATATTTGCATGAAGCTCGGTAAGTATTTTGCAGAGCACTACGATATCGTGGTAATGGAGGATATTAGCGTTAAGAAGCTGGTTGGTAAGTCTCTCAAGGCGAGGAGGAGGCTTCACGATGTTGGTTTTTACGAGTTTAGGACGATACTGTAGTATCAATTAACAAAAACGGTAAGAAGCTCACTCTCGTCGATCCAGCATACACGTCGATGACTTGTGCTAGATGCGGATACGTTAGGGAAGATTTAACTCTCTCCGACCGCGTGTTTGTTTGTCCTAAATGCGGTTGGATAGTAGACCGTGACTATAATGCTTCTCTCAACATCTTACGTAGATCGGGGTCGGAACGACCCTTAGTGTGGAGCTCTGCCTTCTACCGCTGGCAAGGTGAGGGTGTGAAGCAAGAAGCCCTGTCCGTTAGGGCAAGGTAGTTCACTTAAGCTCAATAACGTTTCCTTCTGTGTCCTCAAAGTACAGTATTCCATCTTCTCCAATTACTACATATCCAACCCTTCCTCTACATTTATATGGAAATGCGAGTAGCCCCTTTGTCTTTAATCCGGAAACTGCGTACACTGGCAATAAAGAGTCATCTAAGTTTAAGGCTAGGCAGTCTGGTATTAACTTAAATAGGTCGTTAAGTAGGCTATTAAGCAATTTTTCATATTCGTCTCCTAAACCTTTCAGCTTTCTCGCCTTTTCAAATATGTCCATGTTTAATATTCTCCTTTCGTAAGCTAAAAATTTCCCCTTTTATTTAGAATGAATATTATTTTGGAATTACTATAAGTTAACCTTAAATTCTACCCTATATAGAATATTATAAAGAGTGAGAAAGTTGGAGAATATTATACTTAAGAATTACGAAGAAGAACTATTTGACCATGAAGTTTACAGTAAGTTAGCAGAAGTAGAGAGAGATCCAGAGTTGAAGAAGACACTCTTTAAGTTAGCAGAAATGGAGAAAAAACATTCGGAATTTTGGAGAGAGATTGCAGAGAAGAGAGGACTTAAAGTTAAAGGAAAATTATCCACATTAAATAAAATCAAGGTGGACTTTTACAGTTTGTTACGAAAAATTTTGGGTTTAGATATTACTATTAAAGTCCTAGAGAGTAGTGAGGAAGATGATATAGAGAAGTATAGAAAATTGTCAGAAATGGAAATGTTCTCGTCTGAGGAGAAACAAAGGTTAAAGGATATCATGGTAGACGAGGCAGTACACGAAAAAGTTTTAGGGAATGTTGAAGCCAAGAGCGTAGGTGATTTTGTATATGGTATAAGTGACGGTCTAGTAGAGGTTCTGGCTGCAGTGTCGGGATTATCTGGGGCTATATCTTCACCGCTGTTTGTTGCCGTAGGAGGATTGATAGTAGGAGTATCTGGAACGCTTTCAATGGCAATAGGTGCGTACCTATCTACTAAGTCAGAAAAAGATGTAAAGATCCAAGAAAGAAAAAGATTAGAGTTAGAGAAGAATGTTGATCAGCACTCAGTTCAATTAAGGCTAGTTAATTTCTTCACAGAACTTGGAGTAAATCTAAATCTAGCTAAGAAGGTTTCGTTAAGTTTAGTAAACGTTGCTGAAGATATTCTATACCCGGAAGTTAAAGAAAATCCAGTTAAGAGCGCCTTGATTACCGGTTTGTCATATATTACTGGAGCCATAATACCCATATTGCCATATTTAATTGGTCTATCTGGGCTTACTGGTCTGATTACATCATATATAGTTGCAGGATTATCTACGTTTATAGTGGGTTCTATTATAGGAATATTAAGTGGAATAAGTCCATTTAAGAAAGGTATCCAAATGGCTTCTTTAGCACTGCTAGCAGCTTTAGGTACTCATGGTTTAGGATATTTAGCGTCAAGGTTTCTAAATGTTAGCATCTGATATGAAAGCCTTTAAATTTTATTATTTCTATTATTAGACGTGCCTAGCTTATTTGGAAAAAAAGTTAAGGTAATACACCACATAGATCAATTACATTCAACAATGAAATTAGCAATAAAGACTATATTAGATTCTTATTTGCCAGATGTTGTAAGAGGTTATGGTTTTAAGTACGCGGATCCAATATGGGGAGAACCCATTTTTATACCCTATGGATATCTAGATGGGGAATTTAAGGATACTATTGATGCATTTAAAAAAATCATGGAGGAGATTAATGAAAGAAAAGAAGATGGTTTAGCGAAATTTAAGGAATGGTATCCAGATGCAAAGTTCTTTGATATTTACAGATTTATTCAATATTCGATCCCTGGGACTGAGGAAGGTTACACTCCCGGTATTGCAGTAGACCCCTTAATGCCATATAATTATTTCAAGGATGGCTTAAATGAGGTCAAGGATGAGGTTAAAGGAGAAGTTGTTGTTGCATCTCCATCACTTTCATCCTTTACCGAGTTTAAGTTTTACGACCCAATAATAGGGAGAAGAAATGAAATAGTTGATGCATATATTTGGATTAATAAGTTATTCCATGAACAATATGATAAGGATAAGATGTATGATGAGAAATTAGGAAGACATTATATGAATACTATACTTGACTTTTTAGAAGGATATAGTAAAAAAGGAAGAGTTAATGAGATAGAGGGGGGCGATGTTTTATTGATTCCAATGTTTATATGGGGTAAGGACAAGCTTTTCAATGATAATAGTAACATAGTTTCAGCGTGGCAGAATTCTAAGTTGTTAACTAGTTCAATGTTCCACGAGATTGAAGCATTACCAGTTATACTTAATAAACAATATTTCGACTCCATAGTGAATAGATGTTCCCAGACTTTTACTAAAATCATTCTATTAAGTAATAAGAAACTCCCTCAAATTGATAAATGTAATGAATGTCCATCCTCCTTAAGACTACTAAAACTACAAAAAGAGGGTAATTTCTCAAAAGTATTTATAACGAAATGATTTTTTAGGCTAAAGCCTCGTTTATAGCGTTTGTTATTTGGCTTGAAGCATTAAGAATTTCATTGTAAGCTTGTAAGTACTGTCCAGAAGGCGTAGCTTTGTTTAGTATTATATTGTATAGTAATGTGGAATTTAACGTTGCTAATGTGGATGGACTGATTGAATTCGGATATCCCAAATCGA belongs to Saccharolobus solfataricus and includes:
- a CDS encoding IS5-like element ISC1234 family transposase; this translates as MGVEGSTMARTLRHIPNLMYYPLPPIEDMPWREKWLTEIKPVLDAMDLERVLGEGALVYLKLLIVMVLYSCSYRDAVKMVNVNVVVAWFVGRKVGKSTLHDFVGRLYGVRKKLLEISFKLEEKCLPSYLPASAHLVDFMAWLVDSFLLDLPPGKRSVETFREKAELERREGNLERARKLLSLGRTKRRFEGRWTKKRGVSHYGLKAIAVISVSLFVRSITVKPANFSDKRFKSPLKGIKIADRGFSPSPTQLIAREKPFTTLRAHVEFFGTYLNAFWRPYGTTTWRNDVFLHVLGVIYNIKMFLAIQRRTPPGRRAVQL
- a CDS encoding VIT1/CCC1 transporter family protein, whose product is MRKLENIILKNYEEELFDHEVYSKLAEVERDPELKKTLFKLAEMEKKHSEFWREIAEKRGLKVKGKLSTLNKIKVDFYSLLRKILGLDITIKVLESSEEDDIEKYRKLSEMEMFSSEEKQRLKDIMVDEAVHEKVLGNVEAKSVGDFVYGISDGLVEVLAAVSGLSGAISSPLFVAVGGLIVGVSGTLSMAIGAYLSTKSEKDVKIQERKRLELEKNVDQHSVQLRLVNFFTELGVNLNLAKKVSLSLVNVAEDILYPEVKENPVKSALITGLSYITGAIIPILPYLIGLSGLTGLITSYIVAGLSTFIVGSIIGILSGISPFKKGIQMASLALLAALGTHGLGYLASRFLNVSI